A single region of the Polyangiaceae bacterium genome encodes:
- a CDS encoding DEAD/DEAH box helicase has protein sequence MTMNPAEHEAPPTFDSLRLSKEVRQAVDDLGYVHPTPVQRAVFEPASRGRDLVVQARTGTGKTAAFGLPIVDALVKKDASAVQALILCPTRELALQVTRELDALSKHVDVSIVAVYGGAPMPRQVAQLEAGAQVVVGTPGRVLDHLRRGTLDPTSIRIFILDESDEMLSMGFLPQITDILSFLPDGRQTLLFSATLPPDIQRMAETRLKNPEFITLSGDHVGALEIDHFVYMSFGDKAGELLKIIETEDPESAIVFCNTRDETKRVAAVLQQQGFAADWLNADLPQNDREKVMAATRNSELRFLVATDVAARGIDISHLTHVINHDFPESAENYVHRTGRTGRAGRTGTAISLITPSDIGNLYYLRLTYKLKPIERQLPTDRELQTRAQTDLVQMFADLFAARRIHPDDRALARRLMSHELGEEIVANLLRDHLGARPEAVEEATAARRARAPEPVRQAPARRARTPEAPEPTRRAREDRPREDRPREDRPREDRPREDRPRGAERPRRTRQRRDSFDDDLPSYEVSSMEPEAPVEGGDVAEVYVNVGKRDGISPEDFHELLAELGPDAASTVNVRHRHSFVRVPRELLDKAIDALNGATLGGKQAMAEEARPRS, from the coding sequence ATGACGATGAATCCCGCCGAGCACGAGGCCCCGCCCACTTTCGACAGTCTTCGCTTGTCCAAGGAGGTGCGCCAAGCCGTCGACGATCTCGGCTACGTCCACCCCACTCCGGTGCAGCGCGCGGTGTTCGAGCCCGCCTCGCGAGGTCGCGATCTCGTGGTGCAGGCGCGCACCGGAACTGGCAAGACCGCAGCCTTCGGGCTGCCCATCGTCGACGCCCTGGTCAAGAAGGACGCGAGCGCGGTGCAGGCCCTCATCCTGTGTCCGACGCGGGAGCTGGCGTTGCAAGTCACCCGGGAGCTGGACGCCCTGAGCAAGCACGTCGACGTGAGCATCGTGGCCGTGTACGGCGGCGCTCCCATGCCCCGCCAGGTGGCGCAGCTCGAAGCGGGCGCGCAGGTGGTGGTGGGAACCCCCGGTCGAGTGCTCGACCATCTGCGCCGCGGAACTCTGGATCCAACGTCCATTCGCATCTTCATCCTGGACGAGTCCGACGAGATGCTGTCGATGGGCTTTCTGCCGCAGATCACCGACATCCTCTCGTTCCTGCCGGACGGACGCCAGACGCTCTTGTTCAGCGCCACCCTGCCGCCGGACATCCAGCGCATGGCGGAGACCCGCCTGAAGAACCCCGAGTTCATCACCTTGAGCGGGGATCACGTCGGCGCGCTGGAAATCGACCACTTCGTGTACATGAGCTTCGGCGACAAGGCCGGGGAGCTCTTGAAGATCATCGAAACGGAGGATCCCGAGAGCGCCATCGTCTTCTGCAACACGCGGGACGAAACCAAGCGCGTCGCCGCCGTGCTCCAGCAGCAGGGGTTTGCCGCAGACTGGCTCAACGCGGACCTGCCCCAGAACGATCGAGAAAAGGTGATGGCGGCCACGCGCAACAGCGAGCTGCGCTTCTTGGTGGCCACGGACGTCGCCGCCCGCGGCATCGACATCTCTCACCTCACCCACGTGATCAATCACGACTTCCCGGAGTCCGCAGAGAACTACGTGCACCGCACCGGCCGCACCGGTCGCGCCGGACGCACTGGGACGGCCATCTCGCTCATCACGCCGAGTGACATCGGAAATCTTTATTACCTGCGGCTCACCTACAAGCTGAAGCCCATCGAGCGACAGCTGCCGACGGATCGCGAGCTGCAGACCCGCGCGCAAACGGACCTGGTGCAGATGTTCGCCGATCTGTTCGCCGCTCGGCGCATTCACCCGGACGACCGCGCGTTGGCGCGGCGGCTGATGAGCCACGAGCTGGGCGAGGAGATCGTAGCGAACCTATTGCGGGATCACCTGGGGGCACGGCCCGAGGCCGTGGAAGAAGCGACCGCGGCGCGCCGCGCCCGAGCGCCGGAACCGGTGCGACAAGCCCCGGCACGCCGCGCGCGCACGCCGGAAGCGCCGGAGCCGACGCGCCGCGCCCGCGAAGACCGCCCGCGCGAGGACCGCCCGCGCGAAGACCGCCCGCGCGAAGACCGCCCGCGCGAAGACCGCCCGCGCGGCGCCGAGCGCCCGCGCCGAACGCGCCAGCGGCGGGACTCCTTCGACGACGACCTGCCGTCCTACGAGGTCTCCTCGATGGAGCCCGAAGCGCCGGTGGAAGGCGGCGATGTGGCGGAAGTCTACGTGAACGTGGGCAAGCGTGACGGCATCAGCCCCGAGGATTTTCACGAGCTCTTGGCAGAGCTTGGTCCGGATGCTGCAAGCACCGTCAACGTGCGTCACCGTCACTCTTTCGTACGCGTGCCAAGAGAGCTGCTCGACAAGGCCATCGACGCGTTGAACGGCGCCACCCTCGGCGGCAAGCAGGCGATGGCCGAAGAAGCTCGTCCGCGCTCGTGA
- a CDS encoding acyl-CoA dehydrogenase family protein, whose product MLDFGLSEEQKALIDMAMRFSKERIIPVAAECDRESKFPKEVFEAAHALGFVNTSVPSEYGGPGMGELENALITEQLAYGCTGITTSMLANTLALTPIKLAGNEEQKKKYLGMLTAEPLFASYATTEPSGGSDVAGLRTRFTQHGDDFVLNGEKSWITNATLASFYVIFATSDTAKRHKGIAAFIVDRDTPGLRVGKHEDKLGQRASDTAVVHLEDVKVSKENLLAPEGQGFKLAMETFNQTRPDIGALATGLMQRALDESVAYAKERKAFGVAIAEHQMIQAILADMAIGVEATRLLYQKAAWNLDNGVRDPIVSSYAKAFGADRAMQTAIDAVQVFGGNGYVRDYPVEKLMRDAKVLQIYEGTSQVQRLVIARNVIGRA is encoded by the coding sequence ATGCTCGACTTCGGCCTCTCGGAAGAGCAAAAGGCATTGATCGATATGGCGATGCGCTTCAGCAAGGAGCGCATCATCCCGGTCGCTGCGGAGTGTGACCGCGAGAGCAAGTTCCCCAAAGAAGTGTTCGAAGCGGCCCACGCCCTCGGCTTCGTGAACACCTCGGTGCCGTCGGAGTACGGCGGGCCCGGCATGGGGGAGCTCGAGAACGCGCTCATCACCGAGCAGCTCGCCTACGGTTGCACCGGCATCACCACCAGCATGCTGGCCAACACCCTGGCCCTCACCCCCATCAAGCTCGCAGGCAACGAGGAGCAGAAGAAGAAGTACCTGGGCATGCTGACCGCGGAGCCGCTGTTCGCGAGCTACGCCACCACCGAGCCCAGCGGCGGCAGCGACGTCGCGGGCCTCCGCACGCGCTTCACCCAGCACGGCGACGACTTCGTGCTGAACGGCGAAAAGAGCTGGATCACCAACGCGACGCTGGCGAGCTTCTACGTGATCTTCGCCACCAGCGACACGGCCAAGCGGCACAAGGGCATCGCGGCCTTCATCGTGGATCGCGACACGCCCGGCCTGCGCGTCGGCAAGCACGAGGACAAGCTCGGCCAGCGGGCGAGCGACACCGCCGTGGTGCACCTGGAAGACGTGAAGGTGTCGAAGGAGAATCTCCTCGCGCCGGAGGGCCAGGGCTTCAAGCTCGCCATGGAAACCTTCAACCAGACGCGGCCGGACATCGGCGCCCTGGCCACCGGCTTGATGCAGCGCGCGCTGGACGAGAGCGTGGCCTACGCCAAGGAGCGCAAGGCCTTCGGCGTGGCCATCGCCGAGCACCAGATGATCCAGGCGATCTTGGCGGACATGGCCATCGGCGTGGAAGCGACGCGCCTCTTGTACCAAAAGGCCGCCTGGAACCTGGACAACGGCGTTCGCGACCCGATCGTGTCGAGCTACGCCAAGGCCTTCGGCGCGGACCGCGCCATGCAGACGGCCATCGACGCTGTGCAGGTCTTCGGCGGCAACGGCTACGTGCGGGACTACCCCGTGGAGAAGCTGATGCGCGACGCCAAGGTGCTGCAGATCTACGAAGGCACGAGCCAGGTGCAGCGCCTGGTGATCGCGCGCAACGTGATCGGCCGCGCCTGA
- a CDS encoding TolC family protein, with translation MVRTRALASVALIAFAATTANAQPAPEPPDADKPVAVPEPTGEPKLPEVDDPMLKPLPTPSHELHSWREALKLVRGNNTNLQRAAAQIALASGQARQALARALPTLTGTAQVQRHLLTGDGVIFSSSGIRQGTIPDPLTTWNAGLALRVPVFAPKAWYDHGTAKQSGEAARLSASDAQRVVLGAVAESIVSVITAERVAEISRVSLKSTLSTLDLNKKRARLGSASAVDVLRAEQEVSLTRAQVVSADESVRRAREALGLALGFSDPWGVDPSVRINTLASDARAVCKPVGSPDTRADVRAARSRLDLAERNVKAESWDYAPTLDFVSNLNWTSNERFSANGKPVTWTIGGVLSWQLYDGGLRYGNKATAEAQRRLAQTDLSDAKRQVRIEVVQATRAVDVAKANLGVSEKSREIARQSARLSRIAFAAGQGSSFDLVDSARRLREAEIDTAIKEFELVRARIAALLALASCDV, from the coding sequence ATGGTCCGAACACGAGCCCTCGCCTCCGTTGCCCTGATCGCCTTCGCCGCGACCACCGCCAACGCGCAGCCCGCGCCCGAACCGCCGGATGCCGACAAGCCCGTCGCGGTACCGGAGCCCACCGGCGAGCCCAAGCTCCCGGAGGTCGACGACCCCATGCTGAAGCCGCTGCCCACGCCCAGCCACGAGCTGCACTCGTGGCGCGAGGCGCTGAAGCTGGTGCGCGGCAACAACACCAACTTGCAGCGGGCTGCCGCGCAGATCGCGTTGGCCAGCGGCCAGGCGCGCCAAGCGCTGGCGCGGGCGCTGCCCACCCTCACGGGCACGGCGCAGGTGCAGCGTCACCTGCTCACGGGCGACGGCGTGATCTTCAGCTCGTCGGGCATCCGTCAGGGCACCATCCCAGATCCCCTCACCACCTGGAACGCCGGCCTCGCGCTGCGCGTGCCGGTGTTCGCGCCCAAGGCCTGGTACGACCACGGCACCGCCAAGCAGAGCGGTGAGGCCGCCCGCCTGAGCGCGTCGGACGCGCAGCGTGTGGTGCTCGGAGCAGTGGCGGAAAGCATCGTGAGCGTGATCACCGCGGAGCGCGTTGCGGAGATCAGCCGCGTGTCCCTCAAGTCGACGCTCTCCACCTTGGATCTCAACAAGAAGCGGGCCCGGCTGGGCTCCGCCAGCGCCGTGGACGTGCTCCGGGCCGAGCAAGAGGTCAGCCTCACCCGCGCGCAGGTGGTGAGCGCCGACGAGAGCGTGCGCCGCGCTCGCGAGGCCCTGGGCCTGGCCCTCGGCTTCTCCGACCCGTGGGGCGTGGACCCGTCGGTGCGCATCAATACCCTCGCCTCCGACGCCCGCGCGGTGTGCAAGCCCGTGGGCTCACCGGACACTCGGGCCGACGTCCGCGCAGCGCGCTCCCGCCTGGACCTAGCCGAGCGCAACGTGAAGGCCGAAAGCTGGGACTACGCCCCCACCCTCGACTTCGTGTCCAACCTGAACTGGACCAGCAACGAGCGCTTCAGTGCGAACGGCAAGCCGGTGACCTGGACCATCGGCGGCGTGCTCAGCTGGCAGCTCTACGACGGTGGCCTGCGCTACGGCAACAAGGCCACCGCCGAGGCGCAGCGGCGGCTGGCCCAAACGGATCTATCCGACGCCAAGCGCCAGGTGCGCATCGAGGTCGTGCAAGCGACCCGCGCCGTGGACGTGGCCAAGGCCAACCTGGGCGTCAGCGAGAAGAGCCGGGAGATCGCCCGCCAGAGCGCACGCCTGTCGCGCATCGCCTTCGCCGCCGGGCAAGGCTCGAGCTTCGACCTGGTGGACTCCGCCCGGCGCCTGCGGGAGGCCGAGATCGACACCGCCATCAAGGAGTTCGAGTTGGTCCGCGCCCGCATCGCCGCGCTCCTGGCCCTGGCCAGCTGCGACGTGTAG
- a CDS encoding polyprenyl synthetase family protein, translating to MDALVRTTDAVTVPARLEQRLTDVQAALAGDLTKVETALRGAAREGPSPGVDAARHLVENGGKRVRPLALLLSAACFGPITDAARELAVVVELVHSATLLHDDVIDDGDERRGAETARRVWGNAVSVLGGDLLLVHALERTSRAAPAVLPSLIETLRRLVDGEIVQLRGRTSLDASEATYERVLRDKTASLFGFATRTGALIAGAPADAQEKMEQFGERLGVAFQLVDDLLDYASPDTGKTPLADLREGKLTLPLVLAAARSPELLEPLARIHAGDLSPVEHVSRAVIESGVCDVVRERAAKTTASALDALRALAPGPARTLLEGVAQELAARAA from the coding sequence GTGGACGCCCTGGTCCGTACGACGGACGCTGTGACCGTGCCCGCGCGCCTCGAGCAGCGTCTGACGGATGTGCAAGCCGCACTGGCCGGTGACTTGACGAAAGTCGAGACGGCCCTGCGTGGTGCCGCCCGGGAAGGGCCGAGCCCCGGCGTGGATGCGGCGCGACACCTGGTGGAAAACGGTGGCAAGCGCGTGCGTCCCTTGGCGCTGTTGCTCAGCGCGGCGTGCTTCGGTCCCATCACCGATGCCGCGCGGGAGCTGGCGGTGGTGGTGGAGCTCGTGCACTCCGCGACGCTGCTGCACGACGACGTCATCGACGACGGCGACGAGCGCCGCGGCGCCGAGACTGCACGCCGCGTGTGGGGCAACGCTGTCAGCGTGCTCGGTGGCGACCTGCTCTTGGTGCACGCTCTCGAGCGCACCTCGCGGGCCGCGCCCGCCGTGCTGCCGTCCCTGATCGAGACGCTCCGGCGTTTGGTCGACGGCGAAATCGTGCAGCTCCGCGGCCGCACCTCGCTGGATGCTTCGGAAGCGACCTACGAGCGCGTGTTGCGGGACAAGACCGCGTCCCTGTTCGGCTTCGCCACGCGCACCGGCGCGCTCATCGCCGGCGCCCCCGCCGACGCGCAGGAGAAGATGGAGCAATTCGGCGAGCGCCTCGGCGTCGCCTTTCAGCTGGTGGACGACCTGCTCGACTACGCCAGCCCCGACACCGGCAAGACGCCGCTGGCGGATCTGCGAGAGGGCAAGCTCACGCTGCCCCTGGTGCTCGCCGCTGCCCGTTCTCCGGAGCTGCTCGAGCCGTTGGCCCGCATCCACGCCGGGGATTTGTCGCCGGTGGAGCACGTGAGCCGCGCGGTGATCGAGTCGGGGGTGTGCGACGTCGTGCGTGAGCGCGCCGCCAAGACCACCGCCAGCGCACTGGACGCGCTTCGGGCCCTCGCGCCCGGGCCGGCCCGCACGCTGCTCGAGGGCGTCGCCCAGGAGCTCGCGGCACGGGCCGCCTGA
- a CDS encoding tetratricopeptide repeat protein, whose amino-acid sequence MKNEDQPIESSAEAETDRLVRDASWALENGLPARDLVPMLNKLMQRAEPGSLPWRFACQELAEQLVEADPWRAALIVRRLLADGESDRAWAVLGLCLALLGHARSSLSAYRRALALAPHCAEYAHNVGHLLDAGLNRPKDALRYLNQAHRSLPSDVEIAASLAHALVRLGREAEARALLAPRLSVPEVEELLARWT is encoded by the coding sequence GTGAAGAACGAGGACCAGCCCATCGAGAGCAGTGCCGAAGCGGAGACGGATCGTCTCGTGCGGGATGCGAGCTGGGCGCTCGAAAACGGACTTCCGGCTCGGGATCTGGTGCCGATGCTGAACAAGCTCATGCAGCGCGCCGAGCCCGGCTCCCTGCCCTGGCGCTTCGCGTGTCAGGAGCTCGCGGAGCAGCTGGTCGAGGCCGACCCCTGGCGCGCCGCGCTCATCGTGCGGCGTCTGTTGGCGGACGGCGAGAGCGACCGCGCTTGGGCGGTGCTCGGGCTGTGCCTGGCGCTCCTCGGTCACGCCCGCTCCTCGCTGTCGGCCTACCGGCGCGCTCTGGCGCTGGCGCCCCACTGCGCGGAGTACGCCCACAACGTCGGCCACCTGTTGGACGCCGGCCTGAACCGCCCAAAAGACGCCCTGCGCTACCTCAATCAGGCGCACCGCAGCCTGCCGTCGGACGTGGAAATCGCCGCTTCTCTGGCGCACGCGCTGGTCCGCCTCGGCCGCGAGGCGGAGGCTCGAGCGCTGCTCGCGCCGCGGCTCTCGGTGCCCGAGGTCGAAGAGCTGCTCGCGCGCTGGACGTGA
- a CDS encoding CcmD family protein, whose translation MQTPQALHDDPGLGPGLRLAQNAPPQGTPATPEERAQEFKPVQGGSDTASAGSLLVAAYIVMWAILMGFLVLSWRRGQRLATRIGDLEKSLDRAEKAEAGDD comes from the coding sequence ATGCAGACCCCGCAAGCGCTCCACGACGACCCCGGCCTCGGCCCCGGCCTGCGCCTCGCTCAGAACGCCCCACCTCAGGGCACCCCGGCCACGCCGGAGGAGCGCGCGCAGGAGTTCAAGCCGGTTCAAGGCGGCAGCGACACCGCCAGCGCCGGCAGCCTCCTGGTCGCGGCCTACATCGTGATGTGGGCCATCTTGATGGGATTTTTGGTTTTGTCGTGGCGGCGCGGACAACGTCTCGCCACGCGTATCGGAGACTTGGAAAAGTCTTTGGACCGCGCCGAAAAGGCCGAAGCCGGCGACGACTGA
- the ccsA gene encoding cytochrome c biogenesis protein CcsA: MDRKNTFFNVLAAATTATFIALIAFVFFRVPVAQPEAGGIAQKIFYFHVPAAYGMYLSGVICFIASAGYLLKLNDGWNAWARAGAECAAMFGIMVLTSGPLWAKKAWGVYWVWDPRLTTSLLSMLVYAAIVVLRAFSGDGEAERKFAAALGILGTVNLPIIHYSVRKWGGNHPTVITKGGGGLGHPDMKLALLGGFIAMTLLAALFLWSRARLLWLDARLSRAEERAVSLGATEEV, encoded by the coding sequence ATGGACCGGAAGAACACATTTTTCAACGTGCTCGCGGCCGCCACCACCGCGACGTTCATCGCTCTCATCGCCTTCGTGTTCTTCCGCGTGCCGGTGGCGCAGCCGGAAGCGGGTGGCATCGCCCAGAAGATCTTCTACTTCCACGTCCCCGCCGCCTACGGCATGTACCTCTCCGGCGTGATTTGCTTCATCGCCAGCGCGGGCTACCTGCTCAAGCTGAACGACGGCTGGAACGCCTGGGCCCGCGCCGGAGCCGAGTGCGCCGCGATGTTCGGCATCATGGTGCTGACCAGTGGTCCGCTTTGGGCCAAGAAGGCCTGGGGCGTCTACTGGGTCTGGGATCCCCGGCTCACCACTTCGCTGCTCAGCATGCTGGTGTACGCCGCCATCGTGGTACTGCGAGCGTTCTCCGGTGACGGCGAGGCAGAACGCAAGTTCGCCGCGGCCCTCGGCATCTTGGGCACCGTCAACCTACCCATCATCCACTACTCGGTCCGAAAGTGGGGCGGCAACCACCCCACCGTGATCACCAAAGGCGGCGGTGGCCTCGGTCACCCGGACATGAAGCTGGCGCTGCTCGGCGGCTTCATCGCGATGACGCTGCTCGCCGCATTGTTTCTCTGGTCCCGAGCACGGCTCCTGTGGCTCGACGCGCGGCTCAGCCGCGCCGAGGAGCGCGCCGTGTCCCTGGGTGCCACGGAGGAAGTCTGA
- a CDS encoding outer membrane protein transport protein, whose amino-acid sequence MRRWLGLCGVLLIAPAAQASPAEQFGFGPRSQAMSGAGPAVARGFSATYENPALLARMHHRELTLGFQAVRFSLRAQGPNAPGRLSEEGVSGSFIGAVLPLPFGGILEDRLTLGLGTFTPNDLIARARLLYPERLQFPLLTDRAQTLNFNMGLGVDLGHGIQIGGGALALAELVGTVVVRTDSSGRVGTTVDDQLIATYAPIVGVAVDLGTTDLGLTWRGALEGDFDVVVQVYDLGSLTVPDLNISGVAQYDPMQLQAEVAQEVGDFTVVGGATWSHWSAFEGWRKATVECPPTQPDCAALKAQPVSFHDIVVPRIGGMYGWSLSDSAHAELRAGYAFAKSPLGPQTGPSNYFDNDRHVLSVGYGVELAEPLPPITVDAFYQLHLLAPRTHEKRADVPADNLGAPQVKSSGTVQNAGVFLGVKF is encoded by the coding sequence ATGAGGCGGTGGCTCGGGCTCTGCGGCGTGCTCTTGATCGCGCCGGCCGCGCAGGCGTCGCCCGCCGAGCAGTTCGGCTTCGGGCCCCGCAGCCAAGCGATGTCCGGCGCGGGGCCTGCCGTGGCCCGCGGCTTTTCCGCGACCTACGAGAACCCGGCGCTGCTCGCCCGCATGCACCACCGTGAGCTCACCTTGGGGTTCCAAGCGGTGCGCTTCTCGCTCCGGGCCCAAGGGCCGAACGCGCCGGGTCGTCTCTCGGAAGAGGGCGTGTCCGGGAGCTTCATCGGCGCGGTGCTGCCATTGCCCTTCGGGGGCATCCTCGAAGATCGCCTGACTCTCGGCCTCGGCACCTTCACGCCCAACGATCTCATCGCTCGGGCGCGGCTCCTGTACCCCGAGCGCCTGCAGTTCCCGCTGCTCACGGATCGCGCCCAGACCCTGAACTTCAACATGGGCCTGGGGGTCGATCTCGGGCACGGGATCCAGATCGGCGGCGGCGCTCTGGCCTTGGCCGAGCTGGTGGGCACCGTGGTCGTGCGCACCGACAGCTCGGGGCGCGTGGGCACCACCGTGGACGATCAGCTGATCGCCACCTACGCGCCCATCGTCGGCGTGGCGGTGGATCTGGGCACGACGGACTTGGGCCTCACTTGGCGCGGCGCTCTGGAAGGGGACTTCGACGTCGTGGTGCAGGTGTACGATCTCGGGAGCCTCACGGTGCCGGATCTGAACATCTCCGGCGTCGCCCAGTACGATCCCATGCAGCTCCAAGCGGAGGTCGCCCAGGAGGTCGGCGACTTCACCGTGGTGGGCGGCGCGACCTGGTCGCACTGGTCCGCCTTCGAAGGCTGGCGCAAGGCGACCGTGGAGTGCCCGCCCACGCAGCCGGACTGCGCGGCGCTGAAGGCGCAGCCGGTGAGCTTCCACGACATCGTGGTGCCGCGCATCGGCGGGATGTACGGCTGGTCCTTGAGCGACAGCGCGCACGCCGAGCTCCGCGCGGGCTACGCCTTCGCCAAGAGCCCCCTGGGCCCACAAACGGGGCCGTCGAACTACTTCGACAACGATCGCCACGTGCTGTCCGTGGGCTACGGCGTCGAGCTGGCGGAGCCTCTGCCGCCCATCACCGTGGACGCCTTCTACCAGCTGCACCTGTTGGCGCCGCGCACCCACGAAAAGCGCGCCGACGTGCCCGCGGACAACCTCGGCGCGCCCCAGGTGAAGAGCAGTGGCACGGTGCAGAACGCCGGCGTGTTCCTGGGGGTGAAGTTCTGA
- a CDS encoding outer membrane protein transport protein — MRRALLLVLALATTAKANPADTYGFGSRSTAMGGAVSASARDFSANYYNPSGLALARGTDLSVGYVRVDHHLSMNGVDSRADPVHGIVGGIVAPGSFGTLPFAFGIATLLNDERLSRARSTRQDEPRWVMYDNRPQLLYLSANVAIRPFSWLSVGGGMTYLAATQGSFNITGTAVLPAGDRTQYDSQLRHEVDANLTAVRYPEFGITVRPTKELDLAAVYRGQAKIKLDIGAELRGDVDATLLKVPARYTLTSTTVNAFIPRQVVLGGNWHPSKELDVGLDVTWVNWAAWESPVSRSQTVLDVNVPQGFELPPNPKPTQVQDPAFENRLVPRIGAEYRLPLMRDLELPVRAGYFFEHSPVPPQTGVTNYVDADRHVVSAGAGLKWSDPGRVLPGNLRFDAHAQLSLLPTRVTLKDNPADTTGDYRARGTILNLGATLSLGFE; from the coding sequence ATGCGTCGCGCCCTGCTCCTCGTGCTGGCCCTCGCCACCACCGCCAAGGCGAACCCGGCGGACACCTACGGCTTCGGTTCGCGCTCGACGGCCATGGGCGGCGCCGTCAGCGCCAGCGCTCGCGACTTTTCGGCCAACTACTACAATCCCTCGGGGCTGGCCCTGGCGCGGGGCACGGATCTCAGCGTGGGCTACGTCCGGGTGGATCACCACCTGTCGATGAACGGCGTCGACAGCCGCGCCGATCCCGTTCACGGCATCGTCGGTGGCATCGTGGCGCCGGGCAGCTTCGGCACGCTGCCCTTCGCCTTTGGCATCGCCACGCTGCTGAACGACGAGCGCCTCAGCCGCGCCCGCAGCACGCGCCAAGACGAGCCCCGCTGGGTGATGTACGACAACCGGCCGCAGCTCCTGTACTTGTCGGCCAACGTCGCGATTCGGCCCTTTTCCTGGCTCTCCGTCGGCGGCGGCATGACGTACCTGGCGGCCACCCAGGGCTCCTTCAATATCACCGGCACCGCCGTGCTGCCCGCCGGAGATCGAACGCAGTACGACTCCCAGCTGCGCCACGAGGTGGACGCGAACCTGACGGCGGTGCGCTATCCGGAATTCGGCATCACCGTGCGTCCCACCAAGGAGCTGGACCTCGCGGCGGTGTATCGCGGTCAGGCCAAGATCAAGCTGGACATCGGTGCGGAGCTCCGGGGCGACGTCGACGCCACGCTGCTCAAGGTGCCGGCCCGCTACACCCTCACCAGCACCACGGTGAACGCGTTCATTCCGCGGCAAGTGGTGCTGGGCGGAAACTGGCATCCGAGCAAGGAGCTCGACGTGGGGCTGGACGTCACCTGGGTGAACTGGGCCGCGTGGGAGAGCCCGGTGAGCCGTTCGCAGACGGTCTTGGACGTCAACGTTCCGCAGGGTTTCGAGCTGCCCCCCAACCCGAAGCCGACCCAGGTGCAGGATCCGGCTTTCGAGAACCGCCTGGTGCCGCGCATCGGCGCCGAGTACCGCTTGCCGCTGATGCGGGACCTCGAGCTGCCGGTGCGCGCCGGTTACTTCTTCGAGCACTCCCCGGTGCCGCCTCAGACCGGCGTGACCAACTACGTCGACGCCGACCGCCACGTGGTGTCGGCGGGTGCGGGTCTGAAGTGGAGCGACCCGGGCCGCGTGCTGCCCGGCAACCTCCGCTTCGACGCGCACGCGCAGCTGTCCCTGTTGCCGACCCGCGTCACCCTGAAGGACAACCCCGCGGACACCACCGGAGACTACAGAGCGCGGGGGACGATATTGAATCTCGGCGCTACGCTGAGTCTGGGGTTCGAATGA
- a CDS encoding PrsW family intramembrane metalloprotease yields the protein MVIAFFLAVFLVSCCVFFYGLLIKGVDRYEPEPWWLLMICFFWGALGATFFSLIFNTIGGAVISSAVGTATADQAAVARGATASFVAPLVEESFKGCFLLVVWGASSLWLKELDGALDGAIYGGCIGLGFTLTEDVLYIMNGTAQMGAAGFILLFFIRTILGGLGHATFTSMTGIGVGVASESRNILVKIIAPIGGWSAAVGLHFLHNFLVSFLGTAGVLLKFAVFLTFAVLFFVLLYILAFRDRAIVMRGLADEVGVLLHPKEFKLTTSGTMLIPLVNMFALMGSPKGYMSARKKQLLFADLAFLKNRLRRGESGAGLTRKIEEVKRELSSLNQQGVFVGKQ from the coding sequence GTGGTCATCGCGTTCTTCCTGGCGGTCTTCCTCGTCTCCTGCTGCGTGTTCTTCTACGGCCTGCTGATCAAGGGCGTGGATCGCTACGAGCCGGAGCCGTGGTGGCTGCTGATGATCTGCTTCTTCTGGGGCGCCCTGGGAGCCACCTTCTTCTCGCTCATCTTCAACACCATCGGTGGCGCCGTGATCTCTTCGGCGGTCGGCACCGCCACCGCGGATCAGGCGGCCGTGGCTCGCGGCGCGACGGCGTCCTTCGTGGCCCCCCTGGTAGAAGAGTCCTTCAAAGGCTGTTTCCTGCTCGTGGTGTGGGGCGCCTCCTCCTTGTGGCTCAAGGAGCTCGATGGCGCTCTCGACGGCGCCATCTACGGCGGCTGCATCGGGCTCGGCTTCACGCTCACGGAAGACGTGCTGTACATCATGAACGGCACCGCGCAGATGGGAGCGGCCGGGTTCATTCTGCTGTTCTTCATCCGCACCATCCTCGGCGGTCTCGGGCACGCGACCTTCACCAGCATGACCGGCATCGGCGTGGGCGTGGCGTCGGAGTCCAGAAACATACTGGTGAAGATCATCGCTCCCATAGGCGGCTGGAGCGCCGCGGTGGGGCTCCACTTCCTGCACAACTTCCTGGTCAGCTTCTTGGGCACCGCGGGCGTGCTCTTGAAGTTCGCCGTGTTCCTCACCTTCGCGGTGTTGTTCTTCGTGCTGCTGTACATCTTGGCGTTCCGCGATCGCGCCATCGTCATGCGCGGCCTCGCCGACGAGGTCGGTGTGCTGCTCCATCCCAAGGAGTTCAAGCTCACCACCAGCGGCACCATGCTCATCCCGCTGGTGAACATGTTCGCCCTGATGGGCAGCCCCAAGGGCTACATGTCCGCCCGCAAGAAGCAGCTCTTGTTCGCCGATCTCGCGTTCCTCAAGAACCGCTTGCGCCGTGGAGAGAGCGGTGCCGGCTTGACGCGCAAGATCGAGGAAGTGAAGCGGGAGCTTTCCAGCCTGAATCAGCAGGGCGTGTTCGTGGGCAAGCAATAG